One window of the Xiphophorus couchianus chromosome 12, X_couchianus-1.0, whole genome shotgun sequence genome contains the following:
- the LOC114154281 gene encoding uncharacterized protein LOC114154281, with protein MRKVFDHFFPGNDSDASTSQDIERDLFWDGLPTVPKDKTDPAGEVSSLESPSRFSTSQHVDRDLFWDGLPTVPRNKTDPAGEVSSLESQSRFSSSPDVDRDLFWDGLPTVPRVQADPAGEVSSGADLKAQALRSTISSPACPEKTSRNGASSRVSECKSSSDGASDLTHRKQQTSSRKTVNKDKTAPDQVRNSDNEEKRWDQIVNCSQKKNCPELDSSLLEREEKLWDQILLSSQKKNYPEWGNSTSEEEERLWDQILLSSQKKNYPERGNSTSEEEEKLWDRILMI; from the coding sequence ATGAGGAAAGTTTTCGACCATTTCTTTCCTGGAAACGACTCGGACGCAAGTACCTCCCAGGATATTGAGAGAGATCTGTTTTGGGACGGGCTTCCAACGGTTCCCAAAGATAAAActgacccggctggggaagtttcttcTCTCGAAAGTCCGAGTCGTTTCTCAACCTCCCAGCATGTTgacagagatttgttttgggacgggctTCCAACGGTTCccagaaataaaactgacccggctggggaagtttcttcTCTCGAAAGTCAGAGTCGTTTCTCAAGCTCCCCGGATGTTgacagagatttgttttgggacgggctTCCAACGGTTCCCAGAGTTCAagctgacccggctggggaagtaTCTTCTGGGGCAGATCTCAAAGCCCAGGCTTTGAGATCCACTATTTCATCTCCGGCGTGTCCAGAGAAAACATCGAGAAATGGCGCATCCTCCAGGGTCTCTGAATGTAAAAGTTCCTCAGACGGAGCGTCAGACTTAAcacacaggaagcagcagaCGAGCAGCAGAAAGACCgttaacaaagacaaaactgcCCCAGACCAAGTACGTAATTCTGACAATGAGGAAAAACGTTGGGACCAGATTGTGAACTgttcccaaaagaaaaactgcccCGAATTGGATAGCTCACTGttagaaagagaggaaaaactttgggaCCAGATTTTACTGAgttcccaaaagaaaaactaccccGAATGGGGTAAttcaacctcagaagaagaggaaagacTTTGGGACCAGATTTTACTGAgttcccaaaagaaaaactaccccGAACGGGGTAAttcaacctcagaagaagaggaaaaactttgggacaggattttaatgatttaa